A genomic window from Pecten maximus chromosome 2, xPecMax1.1, whole genome shotgun sequence includes:
- the LOC117321202 gene encoding carbohydrate sulfotransferase 5-like, whose product MKNRICRLPRRVSAFFISGSFISFIVFIAYNGNVLKNGLTSVSKGPIGQIISLDDSEIRNEEHTVIIVNNVPNRVPDKKQNNRLNNAADSIRSSKRMVVRNSVADNILDTKHGYLFNNVAGYIRNTKRTNFKNNIADNIPDARQRHLTNIVPGHIAFTQQINILKDVPYLNRSNKRNNVININLSSKKGPLISSNSWSRYDLFKYSQPLAGIPHTRHGHIDIGKPKEIEKMHHAKNHTNTIDILGMAHTRSAFRMPTNPVVPGEANRQTVVLLLSYLRSGSTLTADILQQVPGVFYAYEPLKRYIATHAEYISLKGICSMNNLTCRNPKRNSELPQLYIEDIVRFYGCDLEHLAGSFLWSKTSNSVRIYKDCTQATSEFNANNQFCLKQCFESTRYLKTIRLSMDIVEILMTIIPKLKVIHLLRDPRGMIESRKRGGFVARLMDLTKVAQSVCRRFERDIEIATKLRQIYPGRVKTVLYEQIAEHPKLASASLFKFLGFTAPTNFDIWLHNHTAAGITGKYYETTRSNSTFTANSWRLRMSYEDVNKVDNECPIFYNYTGILKAESEKSLRDLTFPMRLPSTEFGDFL is encoded by the exons ATGAAGAACAGAATATGCCGTCTTCCTCGGCGAGTTTCAGCGTTCTTTATTTCCGGCTCGTTCATCtctttcattgtttttattg CGTACAACGGAAATGTACTTAAGAATGGACTTACTTCAGTTAGCAAAGGTCCGATAGGACAAATCATCAGTCTTGATGACAGTGAAATACGCAATGAAGAACATACGGTCATTATCGTAAATAATGTACCAAACAGGGTTCCCGATAAAAAACAGAACAATCGTTTAAATAATGCAGCAGACAGTATTCGTAGTTCAAAACGGATGGTAGTTAGAAATAGCGTAGCCGACAATATTCTCGATACAAAACATGGGTATCTCTTTAATAATGTAGCAGGCTATATTCGTAATACAAAACGGactaattttaaaaataacatagCAGACAATATACCAGACGCAAGACAAAGACATCTTACAAATATTGTACCAGGCCATATTGCTTTTACACAACAGATCAACATACTGAAAGATGTACCATACCTCAATCGGAGTAATAAACGTAACAATGTCATAAACATTAATCTTTCTTCAAAGAAGGGCCCTCTAATTAGCAGCAATTCCTGGTCAAGATATGATCTATTCAAATACTCTCAACCTCTAGCCGGAATACCCCATACCCGACATGGCCACATCGACATAGGAAAACCCAAAGAAATAGAGAAAATGCACCATGCAAAGAATCACACTAATACAATTGATATTCTCGGTATGGCACATACCAGGAGTGCTTTCAGAATGCCGACAAATCCTGTAGTACCTGGAGAAGCGAACC GACAAACAGTGGTGCTCCTCCTATCATACCTCCGCAGTGGGTCCACTCTAACCGCTGACATTCTACAACAGGTTCCCGGGGTGTTCTACGCTTACGAACCGTTAAAACGTTACATAGCAACACATgctgaatatatttcattgaaagGAATCTGTTCAATGAATAACTTAACTTGCAG GAATCCTAAGCGTAACTCTGAGTTACCCCAACTATATATAGAAGACATAGTTCGATTCTACGGCTGTGATCTGGAACATTTAGCGGGATCATTTTTGTGGAGTAAAACTAGCAATTCTGTGAGGATATACAAAGACTGCACCCAAGCTACATCTGAATTCAATGCGAACAATCAGTTTTGCTTGAAACAGTGTTTTGAATCAACAAGATATTTGAAAACCATTCGTTTATCAATGGATATTGTAGAGATTCTTATGACAATAATTCCAAAACTGAAGGTAATTCATCTACTTCGTGATCCACGCGGAATGATTGAATCCAGGAAACGTGGAGGTTTTGTGGCAAGACTGATGGATTTGACAAAAGTTGCACAATCTGTGTGTCGACGGTTTGAAAGGGACATAGAAATAGCCACTAAACTAAGACAGATATATCCTGGGCGAGTGAAAACCGTCCTGTATGAACAAATCGCCGAGCATCCAAAATTAGCTTCCGCAAGTTTATTCAAATTCCTAGGATTTACAGCTCCCACAAATTTTGATATATGGCTGCACAACCACACCGCTGCAGGAATTACAGGAAAATACTACGAAACAACCCGTTCCAATTCCACGTTTACCGCTAACTCTTGGAGATTGCGCATGTCGTACGAAGACGtaaataaagttgataatgaaTGTCCAATCTTTTATAACTATACGGGAATTTTGAAAGCTGAATCTGAAAAATCACTCAGGGATTTGACTTTTCCAATGCGCTTGCCTAGTACGGAATTTGGGgattttttataa